One window of the Prochlorococcus marinus XMU1411 genome contains the following:
- the ilvB gene encoding biosynthetic-type acetolactate synthase large subunit: MTLTSRSFSKGSSKHENPVWITGADALMDSLKIHGVKVIFGYPGGAILPIYDAVHKAEQDGWLKHYMVRHEQGGSHAADGYARSTGEVGVCFGTSGPGATNLVTGIATAQMDSVPLVVVTGQVPRPAIGTDAFQETDIFGITLPIVKHSWVIRDPSDIAKVVSEAFFIASSGRPGPVLIDIPKDVGQEFFNYQRVLPGEIIPKGFKRNGEINDCDINKAIKLIEDSERPLLYVGGGAISSGAHDEIKNLAKNYQIPVTTTLMGKGAFDEKDNLSVGMLGMHGTAYANFAVTECDLLIAIGARFDDRVTGKLDTFAPNAKVIHIDIDPAEVNKNRRVDVAIVSDVSKAVLKINEQSLKNKFTCQTKNWLEKIDFWKNKHPLYDPPKEGEIYPQEVLLKVRELLPEAYVTTDVGQHQMWAAQYLRNSPRKWISSAGLGTMGFGLPAAIGVKVALPNSDVICIAGDASVLMNIQELGTLSQYGLKVKLIIINNRWQGMVRQWQESFYDERYSSSDMSCGEPDFVKLAESFGVKGYLISDRKQLQNELKNAIDYDGPALINILVRRGENCYPMVPPGKSNAQMVGYVNCED, translated from the coding sequence GTGACCCTTACTTCGAGATCCTTTTCAAAGGGTAGTTCAAAACATGAAAATCCAGTTTGGATAACTGGTGCAGATGCACTAATGGATTCTTTGAAAATTCATGGAGTAAAAGTTATATTTGGATATCCTGGGGGAGCCATACTACCAATATATGACGCTGTTCATAAGGCAGAGCAAGATGGTTGGCTAAAACATTATATGGTTAGGCATGAACAAGGTGGTTCACATGCGGCTGATGGATATGCAAGATCTACTGGTGAAGTAGGAGTATGTTTTGGGACCTCAGGCCCAGGTGCAACAAATTTGGTAACTGGAATTGCTACTGCGCAAATGGATTCAGTTCCCTTAGTTGTAGTTACTGGTCAAGTCCCAAGACCTGCTATAGGGACAGACGCTTTTCAAGAAACTGATATTTTTGGTATAACTCTTCCAATAGTGAAACATTCATGGGTAATAAGAGATCCTTCAGATATCGCGAAAGTAGTTTCTGAAGCTTTTTTTATAGCATCATCTGGAAGACCTGGCCCTGTTTTAATTGATATACCCAAAGATGTAGGTCAGGAGTTCTTTAATTACCAAAGAGTTTTGCCTGGTGAGATTATTCCTAAAGGATTTAAAAGGAATGGAGAAATTAATGATTGCGATATCAATAAAGCAATTAAATTAATAGAAGATTCTGAAAGACCTCTTCTATACGTAGGAGGAGGGGCAATATCTTCAGGAGCTCATGATGAAATAAAAAATTTGGCAAAGAATTATCAAATACCAGTTACAACAACATTAATGGGAAAGGGCGCTTTTGATGAAAAAGACAATTTGTCAGTAGGGATGTTAGGAATGCATGGAACTGCTTACGCAAATTTTGCTGTTACAGAATGCGATCTTTTAATTGCTATTGGAGCTAGATTCGATGATAGGGTTACAGGAAAATTAGATACTTTTGCACCTAATGCAAAGGTAATTCATATAGATATCGACCCAGCAGAAGTTAATAAAAATAGACGTGTAGATGTTGCAATTGTTTCTGATGTCTCAAAAGCTGTTCTCAAAATTAATGAACAATCTCTAAAAAACAAATTTACTTGTCAGACGAAAAACTGGTTAGAAAAAATTGATTTTTGGAAAAATAAACATCCTTTATATGACCCGCCTAAAGAAGGAGAAATTTATCCTCAGGAGGTTCTTTTAAAAGTGAGGGAACTTTTACCAGAAGCTTATGTAACTACAGATGTAGGACAACATCAGATGTGGGCTGCTCAATACCTTAGGAATTCTCCAAGAAAATGGATTAGTAGTGCAGGCTTAGGAACTATGGGTTTTGGATTGCCAGCGGCAATTGGAGTAAAAGTAGCCTTACCTAATTCAGATGTAATTTGTATTGCAGGAGATGCAAGTGTCTTAATGAATATTCAAGAATTAGGAACTTTATCCCAATATGGTCTAAAGGTGAAATTGATTATTATCAATAATCGCTGGCAAGGGATGGTAAGACAATGGCAGGAAAGTTTCTACGATGAGAGATATTCTTCATCTGATATGAGTTGTGGTGAACCTGATTTTGTAAAACTTGCTGAGTCTTTTGGAGTTAAAGGATACTTAATTTCTGATAGAAAACAATTACAGAATGAATTAAAAAATGCAATTGATTATGACGGCCCTGCCTTGATTAATATCCTTGTCAGAAGAGGTGAAAATTGTTATCCAATGGTTCCTCCTGGTAAAAGTAATGCTCAAATGGTTGGATATGTTAATTGTGAAGACTAA